Genomic window (Lewinellaceae bacterium):
AGGCTGGATTCGGAATCGGAATCGTGGGAACCTTTGGAATAGGGCGGATGGTGCCAGTAGACAATGGTCCAATCCTGGGTATTTGCCTGAAGGTCGTTTTCCAGCCAAACCAGCATGGGAGAGCCGGGATCCCTGCCCGGCCCGTATTCAGAATCCAGGATGATGAAATGAACGTTGGCGTAGTCGAAAGAATAATAAGCTTCGGTTCCGGAGGGCAGGCCGCCGGCTTCGCCGTTTTTGGGAAGGGTGAAAATATCGAAGTAGGGGTCGAGTTGGTTGACGGAATTGCCGATGTCAATATCGTGGTTGCCGATCGTCGGCCAAAGCACGGACTGAATGAGCTTTTCTTCGTACATGTCCTGAAACAAAGCCGCCTGGTATTGCTGGTCCGTACCGGTATCATAGGCATTGTCTCCCAACAAAAGGATGAGGTCAGTATGAGCATTGCCGATGTAGTTGTAATAGCCATTGCGCACCGCGCGGGCGTTGCTGTTGCCGGTGCCGCAATCGCCCAGCACCCATGCCCGGACCGTTTGCGTGGAGCCGGGATTCGGCGAGGTTTGGAAGAAATGGTTGGCGTCCCCTCCGGCAAGAATGCCGGCGTCGTGGCCCACGGCGTAATAATAACGGGTGTTGGGCGCCAGGCCGGTTAAGATGATGACGTGGTCGGTTTGGGAGCCGCTAACCGCTGCGCTCATGTTGAGGTTGGCGGGGTCCGGCCCGTACCAGATTTTGCTGTCGGTGGCCACATCGGTCCGCCATCTGGCCGCCATGCCGGTGGGCGACCCCATTTGCAGATATGGGCCTCGGGTTACTGCCAGCATGGCGTTGCCGGAGGGCAAAGGAGAGGGCCCCGCCGTTGCATTGCCCGGGTTATTCAGGCCCGTAGCAGGGGCTTTCGCCTCAGAAAAATCCTGCCTGTTCAAAACCAGGGCTTCTTGCCGGGCCTGCCGGTACGCTTCGAAAGCCTCTTCCGGCTGCCCGTTCCGCTCCAGGATTTGCGCTTTTTTGGCCAGCCATTTTTCTTTGCGTTTAAGAGGTGCCATGATCCTGTCGATACGCTCCAGGGCTGCGGCACAGCGGTTGCTTTCCAGTTCCAGTTCCAGGATTCTGCTTTGAATGGAAATGATGTTGCCCAGCCTCCGGAGGCCTGCTTCGAGTACGCCGATGGCTTCATCATAATCGCTGGGCGATCCTATTAATATGGCGTCCGACAACCGGAAATAATCTTCCGGGCGGATGGCGTCGTCATTTTTTAGCATTACCACCCGGCGCAGGTCGGCTACCGCTCGCGCCTTCCAGCCCAACGACTGGTAAACGGCGGCTCTGGCCTGGTAGGCGAACGGGTTGTTCGGCTCCTTTTCGATAAGGAGGCCGATGTGGTACAGCGCCTTGCGCACCCGGCCGCTTTTCAGGTAAAGCTCGGAAAGCGGCAGGTGGCAGACGTGATAGCCGGGCTCCAGTTGCAATGCTCTGTGAAAATCAGACAAGGCCAGCCCTGTTTCGCCGTGTTTTTGGTAGAGCATGCCGCGCTCGAATAAGGCGAGGGCGTCGTCCGGGTTCTGTTCTATTTGCCGGCTTTTTCGTTCGATAACGTCGTGCAGGCTGCCGTGGGCCTGTGTGTTATTGGCCGGCAGCAAGGCAAGGCAAAGAATAATGAAAGGGAAATACTTTTTGATTGCTTTTTGAAAATAGCAAAGGGCCGAAAGGGCCAAATGGGGTAAAGGTAGCTTTTGCATTTGCATGGGGGGTAGGTGTTCATTAATTTAAGGCTTGTATTCGGTTTTTGGCAGAGTCGGATTGAGCGTCAGGTTTGCAGGGTAACAGTACCTGTTAAAGGGTAAAAGGCGGTATTTTCGAAGTAAAATGAATCAACTCACCCCTGTACAACAATTAGACAGGGAGAAACGGTAAGGGTATAATAATTTGATAGTGGGTTCAAAATAGGAAAAAAATGCGAATTATTCCAGCCTGATGGCAGGTTATAAATTGTAAAGTAAGTATTGAGCTTTTTTTTTACTGCCCTAACCCCTATTCAACCCCTATCCATAATAGCCATTATTTGAGGGATGGGCGTCATATTTTGGGAAGCCTTTTGAACAGAACGCGTCTGCCTGCTGTGATACAAGGTCGGCAGGCAATGGTTTTGCCTCCCAAATCCGTGCAAATCCGCTGCATCTGCGTCAATCCGCGTTCCATTTCACCCTAATTTCCACCCCTCAGCTATTATTTGGAAAACAACAACCACGTATCCGGGTCCAAAATGATCTGGCCGGGCTCGAATTTGCACTTTACCGTAGTTTCCACTGACTTTTCCTTCACCTCTACCGTCCAGGTTTCAGACGTGGCGCCGTCGGTGCTGACGGCCTGAATGTCCAGCGGGAAGCGGAAGGCAGGGCCGTCCTGAAGTTGGCGGATCTTCAGGCGCAGGCGTTTTCTTCTGGGTTTGTCCCATTCCACTTCCAGGCGGGGCTGGCCGGGGCGGAAGATCCATTGTTGGAAAAACCATTCCAAATCTTGCTGGCTGGCGGTTTCCATGCAACGCTGGAAGTCTGTAGTCAGGGCGTTGCCGCCGCTGAACAGGGCATAGTACTGGCGCAGCCCGTCCCAGAAGGCCTGCTCGCCCACCTGCCGGCGCAGCATGTGCAGCACCCAGGCGCCCTTCTGGTAGGAATTGGGGTTGAGCAGGGCGTTCCAGTCGGTGACGGTGGTGTCCACAATCGGGGCCATCTTCCGGTTGGCGAAGGCAATCACTTGCTGCCGTTCCGACTGCAGGCGCTCCACCAATTTTTCCCTGCCGTATTTTTTCTCCATGTACAAATCTGCCCCGTAGGTAGCGAAGCCCTCGCTGAGCCAGATGTGGAACCAGTTCTGTTCGGAGGCGCTGTTGCCAAACCACTGGTGGGCGATCTCATGGGCGATGAGCGCCTCCTCCGTACGGCCGCCGGACACCGAATTTTCGTAGTAGAAGATGTTGCTGGCGTTCTCCATGCCCCCGTAGCGGGTTTTGGATTGCACATTGGCCAGCTTGCGGTACGGGTAAGGGCCGATGGCTTTAATGAAAAACTCCAGCACTTCCACCGCCAGGCTGTAGTCGTAGAACCCCGCCTCCCGGTCCTGCCGGTAGACCCAGCTGGTCACCGGTATGCCTTCCGCGTCGCCGGCGTATTGCACCCCGAAGCGGGCCGCTCCGATCACCGCCACTTTCATGGGCAGGGGCACGGTTTCCCGCCAGTGGGTCAACTTGGTTTCGTCGTCCAGGTTGGTCTCTTCCAGCTGTATGCCGTTGGCCACCACCTGGTAGTGGTCGGGCGCGGTGACGATAAAATCCACCGCAGCTTTGTCAGACGGGTGGTCCACACAGGGCAGCCAGTGGTGAGCGCGGTTGGGCCAGTTGTCGCCGAAGAAGGTGCGGTCGCCATATTTGTTCCGGTCGATGATCAGCCCGTCGGCGGGAATGCCCTCGTACAGCACCCGGAAAGTGCGCTCCTCGCCGGCCTGGGTCGCCGGTTCAGGGGAAAGGGTGAGGGTTTCTCTTTCTTGCCGGTAGGCCACCGGATTGTCCCCTTCCAGGACGGCCAGCACGCGCATGCCTTTGCCATCCTCGCCTGGCGCTACCAGGTCTAAGTCAAAGCTGGTAAGGGCCTGTAGAAACCGTATCCGGATGGCAGCGGCCGCCGATATCCGGTCTGTTTCGTCCGACAGCTCCAACTTGAAGGTGTAGTGTTGCACATCCAGCTGCGCCAGGCGGGGGAGGTTGGGCTGGGCGGCGGCGGGGAAGGAGAGGAGAAGGTTGAGGAGCAGGCAAAGGGAAATTTGGTATTGGCGCATGTTTTAGCGTTTAGGGGTTTGGTATAGAACAACCAATGAAAATGATTGGGCATCAAACAATAGCAGATCAACTCGCCATATGGCAACAGATGCTTTTTCATTTTTCCGAGGAAGAAATGATAGTTGCGCTCCTGGAAAAAGATCGGCTCCCGGTTGTTTCCCTGGTTAAAAATGTGGTAAATGGTATTGGGTTCGAATCTCATAATTTTATGGTCTGTAGTGATCTGATGGCTAGCTCTTGATTAAGTCGTCTGACCACTTACTCACTCCAACTCCACCACCAAATCATCCTGCTCCACCAGCGTCTTTTCCTTCAAATGCACCTTCTTCACCCGGCCCGCCGCCGGCGAGGTAATGGTACTCTCCATCTTCATGGCCTCGATGATGAACAGGGGCGCATTAGCCGCTACCTCGTCGCCCGGGCTGACCAGGATTTTGGAGAGGCTGCCCTGCAGGGGCGCGCCGACCTCATTTTCCGCTTCCGCTTTGCGGTGCATCACCACCTCCATCTTCAGTTTGCGGTCGTGGACCGGGATGGAGCGGGTCTGGCCGTTGAGCTGGAAGAAGACCAGGCGGTTGCCCTGGAAGTCCGGCTCAGTCATGTTGAGGTACTTGATGAGCAGGTTCTTGCCGGGCGCCAGGCTGACCAGAATCTCTTCGTTGAATTTCAGGCCGAAGAAGAAAGCCGGGCTGGGCAGGGCGCGGATCAGCCCGAAGTTTTCATAGTGCTCCCGGTAGTCCTGGTACACTTTGGGGTACAATTTGTAGGAAAGGAAGTTGCGGAAATCCAGGTGGTCGCCGAACTCCTGCTGGAAGGCGGGGAATTCCGCTTCAAAATCCACCGGCTCCAGATGGGCGTTGGGGCGCTCGGTGTAGGGCTTTTCGTCTTTGAGCACCATTTTCTGAATCTCCGGAGGGAAGCCGCCTTCGGCCTGGCCCAGGTCGCCCCGCATCAGCGCCTTGACGCTGTCGGGGAAGGAGAGGGAGTCGCCTCGCTGGAGGATGTCCTCTTTGGTCAGGCCGTTGGAGGTCATGAACATGGCCATGTCGCCCACCACCTTGGAGGAGGGCGTCACCTTGACGATGTCGCCGAACAGGTCGTTGGCGATCTCATAGTTTTTCTTGATGGTTTCGAACTGCTCTTCCAGGCCCAACGAGCGCGCCTGCGGGCGCAGGTTGGAGTACTGCCCGCCGGGAATCTCATGGTCGTATACCTCGGCGGTGCCGGCGCGCAGCTCCGTCTCGAAAGGATAATAGTAACGCCGAACCGACTCCCAGTAGGAAGAGAACTGGTTGAGGGACTGCAGATCCACCGGGTGTTCCCGCTCGTGCTGCTTCATCATGGCGGCGATGGAGTTGAAGTTGGGCTGGGAAGTCAGGCCTGACATAGAGCTGATGGCCACGTCCACCACGTCGACGCCCGCCTCGATGGCCTTGACATAAGTCGCCGCCTGAATAGAGGAGGTGTCGTGGGTGTGCAGGTGGATGGGGGTTTGAACCGTATTTTTCAGCTCGCCGATCAGCATTTCGGCTGCCAGCGGCTTGAGCAGGCCGGCCATATCCTTAATGGCGATGATGTGGGCGCCTTCGTCCTCCAGGCGTTTGGCCAGGTCGAGGTAGTAGGCCAGGTTGTACTTGGGGTGGCCGGGGCTGGAAATATCCCCGGTGTAGCAAATACAGGCTTCTGCCACGCTGTTGGTGCGCTCGCGCACGGTGCGGATGCTCACCTTCATGGCTTCCACCCAGTTGAGGGAGTCGAAGATGCGGAAGATGTCGATGCCCGCTTCGGCGGCCTCCTCGATGAACCGGATGATCAGGTTGTCGGGGTAGGCGGTGTAGCCCACGGCGTTGGAACCGCGCAGCAGCATCTGGAAGCAGATGTTCGGAATGGCCTCCCGGAGGAACTCCAGCCGTTTCCAGGGGCACTCCTTGAGGAAGCGCAGGGCTACGTCGAAGGTGGCGCCGCCCCATACTTCCATGGAGAAGACGTCATTGGGGTGGTGCAGGGCGAAACTGCGGGCCACCTTCATCAGGTCGTAGGTGCGCATGCGGGTAGCCAGCAGCGACTGGTGGGCATCGCGGAAGGTAGTATCGGTGTACTGGATGGGTTTGTAGTCTTTCAGCCATTGTGCGAAGCCTTCGGGGCCGAGCTCCTGCAGCTTCTGCCGCGTGCCGCCGGGAACAGGAGCGTGAGGGTCGTAAGGTGGCACTACCGGAGGCAGGAATTCGATGCTGGGGTCAAAGTATTTGACGTCCGGGTGGCCATTGACGATGATGTCGGCCAGATAGCGCAGCATTTTGGTGCCGCGGTCTCGCCAGTTGGGCGGCTCCACCAGTTGGGGGTTTTCCTTGATGAAATTGACGGTGGCTTTGCCTTCCTGAAAGGTCTCGTGCTGCAGCAGGTTGAGCAGAAAGCCGATGTTGGTCTTCACGCCGCGGATGCGAAATTCCCGCAGGGCGCGGTGCAGGCGCTGGGACGCTCCCTTCTGCGTCCGCCCCCAGGCGGTTACCTTCACCAGCAGGCTGTCGAAGAAAGGAGAAATCTTGGCGCCCGGGAAGGCGCTGCCCGCATCCAGCCGGATGCCCATGCCGGAAGCGGAACGGTAGGCGATCAGCGTGCCGTAATCGGGCTGGAAATCATTGCTCGGCTCTTCGGTAGTGACCCGGCACTGAATGGCCACCCCGTGGCATTCTATATCTTCCTGCCCGCGGATGAAGATGGTCTTGTGGTTCAGCGGGTACCCCATGGCGACGAGGATTTGCGACCGCACCAGGTCGATGCCGGTGACCTCTTCCGTAACGGTGTGTTCCACCTGAATCCGGGGGTTGACTTCGATGAAGTAGATGCGCTTGTCGCTATCCACCAGGAATTCGACGGTTCCGGCGTTGTTGTAGCCGACCTCCCGCGCCAGGCTCAGCGCGTATTCGTAGAGTTTTTTCCTGGTCTTTTTTTTGAGGGTAACGGCAGGCGCCACTTCCACCACCTTCTGAAAGCGGCGCTGCACGGAGCAGTCTCTTTCGAAGAGGTGCACGATGTTGCCGTGCTGGTCGCCCAGGATTTGCACTTCGATGTGCTTGGGGTTCTCGATGAATTTTTCGAGGAAGACCGTGTCGTCGCCAAAAGCAGTTTTGGCTTCTCCCCGGGCTTCATTATAAGCTTCTTTCAGGTTTTTTTCCTCCCGGACCACGCGCATGCCGCGCCCGCCGCCGCCGGCCGCAGCTTTAACCACCACCGGGAAGCCGATGCGTTTAGCCTCTTCCAGGGCGATGCCGGCATCGGTGAGCGGCTGCCGGCTGTCTTCGATGATGGGCACTTTTACGCGCCGGGCGAGCACCTTGGCGGCCACCTTGTCGCCCAGTTCTTCCATCACCTCCGGAGCAGGGCCGACAAAGGCGATGCCTTCCTCCCGGCAGCGGCGGGCAAACTGTACATTTTCGGACAGGAACCCATATCCGGGGTGGATGGCGTCCACTTTATTCTCTTTGGCCACGGTGAGAATCTCCTCGATGTCCAGGTAGGGCTTCAGCGGCTCTTCGTCCGGGCCGATCTGATAGGCTTCATCTGCTTTGTATCGGTGCAGGGAATAGCGGTCTTCCCAGGTATAGATGGCGACGGTGCGGAGGTTCAGTTCAGAGGCCGCCCGCAGCACGCGGATGGCGATCTCGCCCCGGTTGGCGACCATGAGTTTTTCGAAACGCTTCTTCTTTGGTTGCATTCGTTCTTTTGATTGTGGTTCGTGCGATAAAATTTGGATTTCTTCGATGCTCGGACCTTATAGTAACTGGCCTCAAATGTTCAAAGCCATGTCATCTATAGCCAGAAAATGGAATTTGGTTCGCATTGGCAGGGAAAAGCAGGCGGGCAAAAGATACGCAACTGCGGGCAAATGGAGAAAGGACATTGAATATAAATATGGATGGGCTCTATTTACTTGTTGTCTGTAAGTAGACAGAATTTGGGCTACCATTCTAGTGCCTCGCGCACTAAATAACAGGATATAAAATGGACTCTTTTGCCACCATACTGCGTTGTTCGTCGCTCAAATAGTCCCGCTATGCTCGCTCCTCACGCCTTGTCTGGCGACAAAATAGCCTCATTTTATATACCCCGTTACTTAATGCGCGAGGCACTGGTGTTGGACAGAGATAGCCGGGGTTGTGTACGATGTACGGGTCCAACGGTGGTCAGGGCTGTGTACGATGTACGAGGCTCCCATTGGCTGTCCAGAGTCAGGCCCATACACTGTACAAAGCCTTTGCCACTGGCAAGCCCGTACATCGTACACCTCTTTGTCCAGCGTTAGACGGAATGCCACCAGCTATTCAACCTCGTTGGGAAATGCAACTATGCCTGCCCCAATGAGGTTATTAATGGTATTGTCTCAATCCTTAACAGCTCCCTATGACTAGACCCCCTGTTTTCCCCTGGTTCGAACGCTCCTTTCCCCAACAATTGGATCCACGGCTGTTGCCAGCCATCGTAGAACGCCTCGCCGATACGCCACTCCGCCTGCGCGCCAAGGTAGCCAGACTGCCGGCCGGCCTGCTCTGCCTCAACCCGGCCGGCAAATGGTCCATTCAGGAGCACATCGGCCATTTGCTCGACCTGGAGCCGCTCTGGCAAGGGCGTTGGGTGGATATTACTCATGATGCCGCCACCATGCGGGAGGCAGATTTGACTAACCGGAAAACGCATGAAGCTGGCCATAACGACCGGCCTCTGGACGTCCTGTTGGATGAGTTTGAGCAGGCGCGCCGGGCCTCGGTGGTCCAGCTTCTGCAGTTTCGAACCAAGGACCTGCTGATGAGCTCCCTGCATCCCCGCCTGCAGCAACCGCTCAACGTCACCGGCCTGGCTTTTTTCGTGGCCGAGCACGACGACCACCACCTGGCGCTGATGAGCCGGGTGGCGGAAGGGCACTGGCGCTGACAAACGCCCATGGCATCGCCGCCTTCTCCGCCAAGCCGGCAAATGAATTGAATACGAAATATTTCGTATGCCTGTTTTTTAGACTCTGGGTAGGAGAGGGGAGTGCTTTGAGTTGGAAACAATATGTTTTAAAAACAGGCCAAAACATATTGTTTTTGCCGGCGCTTCACAGTGTCCGTGGGTGATTCGATCATCTATTGGGCTGGCAGCGCATAGCCAGGGCCAGTTTTTCAGGCCTAATTTTGCCTATAATTTATATTATGTTAAATAGAAAATTTACACGCTCTCCTATGTTTAATCTCGCTCCTACCGACTAGAGGGTTGAATGGCCAGGAAATGATATTGCAGGCGAGGCAAATTAATCGCGGATGGATGGTTTTGCCTGGTTTTATTTGCTTTTGGGGAACAAAAAAACTTTTTTTGTAAAACAACTTGGTATTATCAATTAATCCTTGAAGCATTGAATAACCTGATATTCTTGAACGGCAAGTTTAGATACGGGCGGGAAAAAATCCTCTTTTTTTTCAACAAACACCATTTATTGTCTTTTGTCCTGGGCGGGAAGTACTGCATCTTTGTATTGTCAGAAAGAAATAAAGACAATAACAGCCGGAAACATCATCCCAAAAACTGGCTACCCCAAAAAAACCAAATAATTTAGAAACTATACCCTTAGTTAAAATAAAGAATTAGGTCGTCTTATTTTCCATGAGATTATGATTTGTTAAGAGCCCCCGTTTGGGGCTTTTTTTTTGTGCAGACTTTCCTTGAGAAGATGACAAAGGTCACGCCTGCACCTGTTTTATGTCACACTCCCCTACTCCAGTGAAAGGTTTATTAACCTATCATACATACTGGTTGGCATGAAATGTTTTGCACTGAAAACATCATAAAAAGGGTTAAAATGGAGGACATAGAACAGGTAAGGGCCATACTAAGCCCGGCATGCCAATAAACGAGGGAAGAAATGGCGCTGTTTTGGGCCACCACACTCAGAAACGGCTTAGGATCGTTTTTCTACCGGCACAGTTACGCACCCGGGTTTGCCCCGGGTGGCGAACAGCCGGCAAAAGACAACGGAATTTTGAAGGTATTCGCGCAGGTTTTTGCGCTTGCTCCACAGCACAGAGAGGATCAACAAGGTCAACATGGGATACTATTCATTTTTGGATATGTACTTTTCTTAAACGTATAGCTCCGGAAAAATG
Coding sequences:
- a CDS encoding M1 family metallopeptidase, giving the protein MRQYQISLCLLLNLLLSFPAAAQPNLPRLAQLDVQHYTFKLELSDETDRISAAAAIRIRFLQALTSFDLDLVAPGEDGKGMRVLAVLEGDNPVAYRQERETLTLSPEPATQAGEERTFRVLYEGIPADGLIIDRNKYGDRTFFGDNWPNRAHHWLPCVDHPSDKAAVDFIVTAPDHYQVVANGIQLEETNLDDETKLTHWRETVPLPMKVAVIGAARFGVQYAGDAEGIPVTSWVYRQDREAGFYDYSLAVEVLEFFIKAIGPYPYRKLANVQSKTRYGGMENASNIFYYENSVSGGRTEEALIAHEIAHQWFGNSASEQNWFHIWLSEGFATYGADLYMEKKYGREKLVERLQSERQQVIAFANRKMAPIVDTTVTDWNALLNPNSYQKGAWVLHMLRRQVGEQAFWDGLRQYYALFSGGNALTTDFQRCMETASQQDLEWFFQQWIFRPGQPRLEVEWDKPRRKRLRLKIRQLQDGPAFRFPLDIQAVSTDGATSETWTVEVKEKSVETTVKCKFEPGQIILDPDTWLLFSK
- a CDS encoding DinB family protein; this encodes MTRPPVFPWFERSFPQQLDPRLLPAIVERLADTPLRLRAKVARLPAGLLCLNPAGKWSIQEHIGHLLDLEPLWQGRWVDITHDAATMREADLTNRKTHEAGHNDRPLDVLLDEFEQARRASVVQLLQFRTKDLLMSSLHPRLQQPLNVTGLAFFVAEHDDHHLALMSRVAEGHWR
- a CDS encoding pyruvate carboxylase, which encodes MQPKKKRFEKLMVANRGEIAIRVLRAASELNLRTVAIYTWEDRYSLHRYKADEAYQIGPDEEPLKPYLDIEEILTVAKENKVDAIHPGYGFLSENVQFARRCREEGIAFVGPAPEVMEELGDKVAAKVLARRVKVPIIEDSRQPLTDAGIALEEAKRIGFPVVVKAAAGGGGRGMRVVREEKNLKEAYNEARGEAKTAFGDDTVFLEKFIENPKHIEVQILGDQHGNIVHLFERDCSVQRRFQKVVEVAPAVTLKKKTRKKLYEYALSLAREVGYNNAGTVEFLVDSDKRIYFIEVNPRIQVEHTVTEEVTGIDLVRSQILVAMGYPLNHKTIFIRGQEDIECHGVAIQCRVTTEEPSNDFQPDYGTLIAYRSASGMGIRLDAGSAFPGAKISPFFDSLLVKVTAWGRTQKGASQRLHRALREFRIRGVKTNIGFLLNLLQHETFQEGKATVNFIKENPQLVEPPNWRDRGTKMLRYLADIIVNGHPDVKYFDPSIEFLPPVVPPYDPHAPVPGGTRQKLQELGPEGFAQWLKDYKPIQYTDTTFRDAHQSLLATRMRTYDLMKVARSFALHHPNDVFSMEVWGGATFDVALRFLKECPWKRLEFLREAIPNICFQMLLRGSNAVGYTAYPDNLIIRFIEEAAEAGIDIFRIFDSLNWVEAMKVSIRTVRERTNSVAEACICYTGDISSPGHPKYNLAYYLDLAKRLEDEGAHIIAIKDMAGLLKPLAAEMLIGELKNTVQTPIHLHTHDTSSIQAATYVKAIEAGVDVVDVAISSMSGLTSQPNFNSIAAMMKQHEREHPVDLQSLNQFSSYWESVRRYYYPFETELRAGTAEVYDHEIPGGQYSNLRPQARSLGLEEQFETIKKNYEIANDLFGDIVKVTPSSKVVGDMAMFMTSNGLTKEDILQRGDSLSFPDSVKALMRGDLGQAEGGFPPEIQKMVLKDEKPYTERPNAHLEPVDFEAEFPAFQQEFGDHLDFRNFLSYKLYPKVYQDYREHYENFGLIRALPSPAFFFGLKFNEEILVSLAPGKNLLIKYLNMTEPDFQGNRLVFFQLNGQTRSIPVHDRKLKMEVVMHRKAEAENEVGAPLQGSLSKILVSPGDEVAANAPLFIIEAMKMESTITSPAAGRVKKVHLKEKTLVEQDDLVVELE